A single region of the Gilliamella apis genome encodes:
- the tamA gene encoding autotransporter assembly complex protein TamA: MVTATSSYADMKLSIKGLSGELAENVDARISLITPDKINNSSSFKRYFESEAQKALRALGYYSPTFSYDESDPKILVVKVSLGEPVRIKQLNININGEGKQDKDFQELLAKQLPKIGEILNHGTYEAFKKGLESLSLKKGYFDAEMPTHQLAVSQYDHQAFWNIDFNTGKRYKFSEVKFPDAKIRQDYLANIVPFKEGDEYSAEQLSLLNRRLSSTNWFNSVVVTPDFPNLTADKALPIDVVTTPRKKNAMDLGLGFSTDNGVHGKIGWNKPWINSRGHSFQSNLSLSSPEQIITMSYKIPLKKSPIEQYYTIQGGYKKIDNNDTYSRSYTLGALRNWDNFDGWQTALGFNMLHDDFTQGDASFKTFLYYPSLSISRIRNDGNLLSMWGDSQRYSVEGAAESLGSDINLVRFQAQQTWIRSIKQSHRFIARGNFGIIQASNFDRVPPSFRFFAGGDRSIRGYSYQSISPKDKKGKLKGASKMITGSAEYQYNLTGSWWGAAFVDTGEAIDKVDTAKFYTGTGLGIRWASPVGPIKFDLATPLNKKDKGSIHLYIGLGSEL, encoded by the coding sequence ATGGTAACAGCCACATCAAGTTATGCCGATATGAAGTTATCAATTAAAGGATTGTCGGGAGAACTTGCGGAAAACGTTGATGCACGCATTTCGTTAATCACACCAGATAAAATCAATAATTCGTCTAGTTTTAAGCGATATTTTGAAAGTGAAGCACAAAAAGCCCTCCGAGCATTAGGGTATTATTCCCCTACTTTTAGTTACGACGAAAGTGATCCTAAAATCCTCGTTGTTAAAGTATCACTTGGCGAACCGGTTAGAATTAAACAATTAAATATTAATATTAATGGTGAAGGTAAACAAGATAAAGATTTTCAAGAATTATTAGCTAAACAACTGCCTAAAATCGGTGAAATTTTAAATCATGGCACTTACGAAGCATTCAAAAAAGGCTTAGAAAGCTTATCATTAAAAAAAGGCTATTTTGATGCTGAAATGCCAACCCATCAATTAGCTGTATCTCAATACGATCATCAAGCTTTTTGGAATATCGATTTTAATACCGGTAAACGCTATAAGTTTAGCGAGGTTAAATTTCCAGACGCAAAAATTCGCCAAGATTATCTTGCCAACATCGTACCTTTTAAAGAGGGGGATGAATATTCGGCTGAACAGCTATCATTATTAAACCGACGCCTTAGTTCAACAAACTGGTTTAACTCAGTGGTTGTTACACCGGATTTTCCTAATCTAACAGCAGACAAAGCGTTACCTATTGATGTGGTAACCACGCCACGTAAAAAAAATGCCATGGATCTGGGTTTAGGTTTTTCAACAGATAACGGCGTGCATGGTAAAATTGGTTGGAATAAACCTTGGATCAATAGCCGAGGACATAGTTTTCAAAGTAATTTATCTCTATCATCACCTGAGCAAATTATTACGATGAGTTATAAAATACCTTTGAAAAAATCACCTATTGAACAATACTATACCATTCAAGGTGGTTATAAAAAAATTGATAATAATGATACCTACTCGCGCTCTTATACCTTAGGTGCTCTGCGTAATTGGGATAACTTTGATGGTTGGCAAACAGCTCTAGGTTTTAATATGTTACATGACGACTTTACTCAAGGGGATGCAAGTTTTAAAACCTTTTTATACTATCCATCACTTAGTATTTCGCGTATTCGTAATGACGGTAATTTATTATCTATGTGGGGCGACTCTCAACGTTATTCGGTTGAAGGCGCTGCCGAATCGTTAGGATCTGATATTAATTTAGTCCGTTTTCAAGCCCAACAAACGTGGATTCGTTCAATTAAACAATCACATCGTTTTATAGCTAGAGGTAATTTCGGCATTATTCAAGCAAGTAACTTTGATAGAGTGCCACCTTCTTTTAGATTTTTTGCTGGTGGTGATCGCAGTATTCGTGGATACAGCTATCAATCTATCTCACCTAAAGATAAAAAAGGTAAACTTAAGGGGGCTTCAAAAATGATCACAGGATCAGCGGAATACCAATACAACCTAACCGGTTCTTGGTGGGGTGCTGCTTTTGTTGATACTGGAGAAGCAATAGATAAAGTCGATACAGCTAAATTTTATACCGGTACCGGCCTAGGTATTCGCTGGGCTTCTCCTGTTGGGCCAATTAAGTTTGATTTAGCAACACCACTAAATAAAAAAGATAAAGGCTCAATACACCTATATATTGGTTTAGGAAGCGAACTATAA
- the tamB gene encoding autotransporter assembly complex protein TamB produces the protein MAKNPIRAKKAEKIKRIRKWKKRSIVVLSIFVFLTTFIILMIYTSLGVKLTTYVLNKYLPELKIAQVEGTFHDLHIKGLSLELPGVNVQVKDATFKLSGLCLIQTKICVKQFDADGVNVVINTDEIELSPDESTSEKRQIIKTPLPIELKQTHISDVIVKVNDMQFGMSEFTGKANWVNEKIYVYPAIAMDLQAIFADYPAKKSNNQIDDNLPLDQQIRQLFNQPLINSLPQVSIPLDINVTSLTGSNWLLHIAGQDYHFNQVNIKTEMINNHIMVKHVDTNAITPYASGHAYVSGEITLGDNWPIFAYVKADTEKNHLNGQFSGNLLGKLSTYTHIAGLNQIAIEGQINFIEKYLPLITKLEGKHIQWPIEGTPQYQLDNFAISLNGNAQKYNMLAKGLIKGDDLPDTSVDIIGDGTNQSASFEHANIKFPQGDINLTGQLDWQKALKWDASVKLNNVDITKELPTFPIRLAGQLKTSGMLEGDLWHLNIPDIELKGNVKQANFSANGDLFIDSNRTLVSKNLTMLWGKNQLNISGSTDKGNLNSQLNLKSLSLLADNLNGAIIGNIRMTGNKASPVIENNININDLNYENISIAKANLSGKIQYNDQLSGQLKLIAQNIDIANQNIKKANIELSGNEARHALNISFEGSPLSMVTSLSGQLDKQQNKWTANIPHSLLTLANNNRWQLAKPISLSYDITNHVPTIGAHCWRSNNSSICLDKSLSITNNNQTTITLKDIDLAKLPIPTDGETKINGFINGKADIKFNDASKIPSIKANITSNRVYIKQMINNQALPIPFDMFNINAEFNEQQAKLDWRFGLNKLGKINGDLSINDPTGKKDLSGQLNIDNLALAIINPLLSKDEYANGAINGMVKFSGSLIDPSLTGGINLKHSDIKSSQLPIDIKSAMLDIKFNGKTSTMKGILATKSGNININGQASWNNLEKWQATLNVNGAAMDVTVPPMIVMSVIPDIKIEATQDELTILGKVSIPKGKITVDSLPPSSIDVSPDEVMLDRNHKQVQAQKFGMKINSHIEINIGDKVTVDAFGLQASLKGKLIATQTNKGLDLHGEILIPNGRFHAYGQDLIINKGIITFSGPTDQAMLDIEAIRNPEAMDNSNITAGIRVKGSSTDPKIEIFSDPAMSQQEALSYLIRGQGLDSSDQSDNDMMTAFLVGVGTAKTGQFIGDIGNAFGIKNLSLDTQGAGNNSKVVVSGYILPHLQLKYGVGIFDSLATFTLRYRLLPNLYVEAASGIAQTLDLIYQFEFN, from the coding sequence ATGGCAAAAAATCCAATAAGAGCGAAAAAGGCTGAAAAAATAAAACGAATACGTAAATGGAAAAAACGTAGCATTGTCGTGCTTTCCATTTTTGTTTTCCTTACCACGTTTATAATTTTAATGATTTACACCTCTTTAGGTGTAAAACTAACAACCTATGTTCTTAATAAATATTTACCTGAATTAAAAATAGCACAAGTTGAAGGCACATTCCATGATTTACATATTAAAGGACTGTCACTTGAACTACCTGGTGTCAATGTACAGGTGAAAGATGCAACATTCAAATTGTCTGGTTTATGTTTAATACAGACAAAAATTTGTGTTAAACAATTTGATGCTGATGGGGTTAATGTTGTAATTAATACTGACGAAATAGAACTTTCACCTGATGAATCAACGTCAGAAAAACGACAAATAATTAAAACACCATTACCTATTGAATTAAAACAAACCCATATTTCAGATGTCATAGTAAAAGTTAACGATATGCAATTTGGTATGTCAGAATTTACAGGCAAAGCTAACTGGGTCAATGAAAAAATCTATGTATATCCTGCTATTGCTATGGATTTACAGGCAATATTTGCAGATTATCCTGCAAAAAAGTCTAATAACCAGATAGATGATAATCTACCGCTTGACCAACAAATTAGGCAACTATTTAATCAACCTTTAATAAACTCACTGCCACAAGTTAGTATTCCACTCGATATTAATGTTACAAGTTTAACCGGGAGCAATTGGTTATTACACATTGCAGGGCAAGATTATCATTTCAATCAAGTGAATATCAAAACAGAGATGATTAATAATCATATTATGGTTAAACATGTCGACACCAATGCAATAACACCTTATGCGAGTGGTCATGCTTATGTATCAGGTGAAATAACCTTAGGTGATAATTGGCCTATTTTTGCTTATGTTAAGGCCGATACAGAGAAAAATCATCTTAATGGGCAGTTTTCAGGAAACTTATTAGGTAAATTATCAACTTATACTCATATTGCTGGGTTAAATCAAATTGCTATTGAAGGGCAGATAAATTTTATTGAAAAATATTTACCATTAATTACAAAACTAGAAGGTAAACATATCCAATGGCCAATTGAGGGAACTCCGCAATATCAGCTTGATAATTTTGCTATAAGCTTAAATGGCAATGCACAAAAATATAATATGCTTGCTAAAGGTTTGATTAAGGGAGATGACTTACCTGATACCTCTGTTGATATTATTGGTGATGGTACCAACCAATCTGCCTCTTTTGAGCATGCCAATATCAAGTTCCCACAAGGTGATATTAATCTTACCGGTCAATTAGATTGGCAAAAAGCTCTTAAATGGGATGCTAGTGTTAAACTTAATAATGTTGATATAACTAAAGAGTTACCAACCTTTCCTATTCGCTTAGCCGGTCAACTAAAAACTTCGGGTATGCTCGAAGGTGATTTATGGCATTTAAATATTCCTGATATTGAATTAAAAGGTAACGTAAAACAAGCTAATTTTTCAGCTAATGGCGATCTATTTATCGATTCTAATCGTACTTTAGTATCAAAAAATTTAACTATGCTTTGGGGAAAAAACCAATTAAATATTAGTGGTTCTACTGACAAAGGTAATTTAAATAGCCAACTTAATTTAAAGTCTTTGTCATTATTAGCTGATAATCTAAATGGCGCCATCATAGGAAATATTAGAATGACAGGTAATAAAGCCTCACCTGTTATTGAAAACAATATAAATATTAACGATTTAAATTATGAAAATATTTCAATCGCTAAAGCAAATCTATCAGGCAAAATCCAATACAACGATCAACTTAGCGGGCAATTGAAGCTAATTGCTCAAAATATCGATATCGCTAACCAAAATATTAAAAAAGCTAATATTGAACTATCAGGTAATGAAGCTCGCCACGCTTTAAATATAAGTTTTGAAGGTAGCCCATTATCGATGGTAACATCATTGAGTGGACAATTAGATAAACAACAGAACAAATGGACCGCAAATATACCGCATAGTTTACTTACATTAGCTAATAATAATCGTTGGCAATTAGCTAAACCTATCTCTCTATCTTATGATATTACCAACCACGTTCCAACTATAGGTGCACATTGTTGGCGTAGCAATAATTCTAGTATTTGTTTAGATAAATCTTTGTCAATAACTAACAATAATCAGACAACTATAACACTAAAAGATATTGATCTTGCTAAATTACCTATACCTACTGATGGTGAAACAAAAATTAATGGTTTTATTAATGGCAAAGCAGATATTAAATTCAATGATGCTAGCAAAATTCCAAGTATCAAAGCCAATATAACCAGTAATAGAGTTTATATTAAACAGATGATCAATAATCAAGCTCTACCAATTCCATTTGATATGTTCAATATCAATGCAGAATTTAATGAACAACAAGCTAAATTAGATTGGCGTTTTGGGTTAAATAAATTAGGTAAAATAAATGGTGATCTTTCAATAAATGATCCAACTGGGAAGAAAGATTTAAGTGGTCAACTCAATATCGATAATTTAGCCCTAGCAATTATTAATCCTCTATTGAGTAAAGATGAATATGCTAATGGCGCCATCAATGGTATGGTTAAATTTTCTGGTTCTTTAATCGATCCTAGTTTAACCGGTGGTATCAATTTAAAACATAGTGACATAAAATCTAGCCAATTACCAATCGATATCAAATCGGCTATGCTTGATATTAAATTCAATGGTAAAACTTCAACAATGAAAGGAATTTTAGCCACTAAATCAGGTAATATTAATATTAATGGCCAAGCCAGTTGGAATAATTTGGAAAAATGGCAAGCAACCTTAAATGTTAATGGTGCGGCCATGGATGTCACTGTACCACCAATGATTGTCATGTCAGTCATTCCAGATATTAAAATAGAAGCAACACAAGATGAACTGACAATTCTTGGTAAAGTTTCAATTCCTAAAGGTAAAATCACTGTTGATTCGCTTCCACCGTCAAGTATTGATGTGTCACCAGATGAAGTCATGTTGGATCGAAACCACAAACAGGTTCAAGCACAAAAATTTGGTATGAAAATTAATAGTCATATTGAAATCAATATCGGTGATAAAGTCACGGTAGATGCTTTTGGTTTGCAAGCCTCATTAAAAGGTAAACTCATTGCAACACAGACGAATAAAGGACTAGACTTACACGGTGAAATATTAATTCCTAACGGTCGATTTCATGCTTATGGTCAAGACTTAATCATTAATAAAGGCATTATCACTTTTTCTGGTCCAACGGACCAAGCTATGTTAGACATAGAAGCCATTCGTAATCCTGAAGCAATGGATAATAGTAATATTACGGCAGGTATTCGCGTTAAAGGATCATCAACAGATCCTAAAATTGAGATTTTCTCCGATCCGGCTATGTCACAACAAGAAGCACTCTCTTATCTAATTCGAGGTCAAGGTCTTGATAGTTCTGACCAAAGTGATAATGATATGATGACAGCGTTTTTAGTTGGTGTTGGAACCGCCAAAACAGGACAATTTATTGGTGATATAGGTAATGCATTTGGCATTAAGAATCTCTCTTTAGACACTCAAGGGGCAGGAAATAATTCAAAAGTGGTAGTAAGTGGTTATATATTACCTCATCTACAGCTAAAATATGGTGTAGGTATATTTGACTCACTAGCTACATTTACCTTGCGTTATCGTTTATTGCCAAATTTATATGTCGAAGCAGCTTCTGGTATTGCGCAAACACTAGATCTTATCTATCAATTCGAGTTTAATTAA